Proteins from a single region of Streptococcus oralis:
- a CDS encoding phosphatase PAP2 family protein: MRDKQTFLMKGSFALLLFVLLGYMVKFYPETLVGFDQPLQTALRGDLPDYLTVLFRALTHLIDIPVIITWVAIAAFIFYRKQWKIESYFMAGNLALAGLLIVTFKNIYQRPRPAILHLVEEKGFSFPSGHSLAVTLMVGTLIVILSQRIKDPVWRKIVQIVLGVYLVSVLLSRVYLGVHYPSDVLASFCVGLGVLFIEFPFYDKLRFQWRFKGKQK; this comes from the coding sequence ATGAGAGATAAACAAACATTTTTAATGAAGGGCAGTTTTGCCCTTTTACTTTTCGTCCTTCTTGGCTATATGGTTAAGTTCTATCCCGAAACGCTGGTCGGTTTTGATCAACCGCTTCAGACTGCCCTTCGTGGGGACTTGCCAGATTATTTGACAGTTCTGTTCCGTGCCCTTACGCATTTGATTGATATCCCAGTAATCATCACCTGGGTTGCCATCGCAGCCTTTATCTTTTATCGTAAGCAGTGGAAGATAGAAAGCTACTTCATGGCGGGTAATCTAGCCTTAGCTGGTCTTTTAATCGTGACCTTTAAAAATATCTACCAGCGCCCACGGCCAGCTATTTTACACTTGGTAGAGGAGAAGGGATTTTCTTTTCCAAGTGGCCATTCTCTGGCAGTGACTCTGATGGTAGGGACTTTGATTGTCATTCTCAGTCAACGGATTAAAGATCCGGTTTGGAGAAAAATTGTGCAAATCGTCCTTGGGGTCTACCTAGTCAGTGTGCTTCTATCTCGGGTCTATCTGGGAGTTCACTACCCATCAGATGTTCTTGCCAGTTTCTGTGTGGGCTTGGGAGTCTTGTTTATCGAATTTCCTTTCTATGACAAGCTTCGCTTCCAATGGCGATTTAAAGGCAAGCAGAAGTGA
- a CDS encoding ECF transporter S component, with protein MTNTRRISTIAILSAISFVLMYFDFPLLPVATFLKIEFSILPVLVGLVVMDLPAALGILLMRSLLKLLLNSQGVNTYIGLPMNIVALGVFVIAFGLIWKKERSTLRFLLASLAGTIGLTAAMLVLNYVYAVPLYAKFANFDIGKILGLSNYLMTMVLPFNLIEGVIFAVSFWLLYVLLKPTLKHYER; from the coding sequence ATGACAAATACACGTCGAATTTCGACCATTGCGATTTTATCAGCCATTTCATTTGTGCTGATGTACTTTGACTTTCCGCTCTTGCCAGTGGCAACCTTCCTCAAGATCGAGTTTAGTATCTTGCCAGTCCTTGTGGGCTTGGTGGTGATGGATTTGCCAGCTGCTCTAGGAATTCTCTTGATGCGCTCACTCTTGAAGTTGCTTCTGAATAGCCAAGGAGTGAACACCTACATTGGTTTGCCAATGAATATCGTAGCCTTGGGAGTTTTTGTTATCGCTTTTGGTTTGATTTGGAAAAAGGAACGCAGCACCCTTCGTTTCCTACTGGCATCTCTGGCGGGAACTATTGGGTTGACTGCTGCCATGTTGGTTCTCAACTATGTCTATGCTGTTCCTTTGTACGCGAAGTTTGCCAACTTTGATATTGGAAAAATTTTAGGACTTTCCAACTACCTAATGACTATGGTTTTACCTTTTAACTTGATTGAGGGTGTAATCTTTGCCGTTTCATTCTGGTTGTTATACGTCCTCTTGAAACCAACCTTAAAACATTATGAGAGATAA
- a CDS encoding tRNA (cytidine(34)-2'-O)-methyltransferase: MTNHIVLFEPQIPQNTGNIARTCAATNSPLHIIKPMGFPIDDRKMKRAGLDYWDKLEIYFYDSLEDFMSQMKGKLYLISKFAEKVYSEADLSTDEDHYFLFGREDKGLPEDFMREHPEKALRIPMNDEHVRSLNVSNTVCMIVYEALRQQNFAGLELVHTYEADKLK, encoded by the coding sequence ATGACAAATCACATTGTATTATTTGAACCTCAGATTCCACAAAACACAGGTAACATTGCGCGTACTTGCGCTGCGACCAATTCTCCCCTCCATATCATTAAACCGATGGGATTTCCGATTGATGACCGGAAGATGAAGCGAGCTGGTTTGGATTACTGGGATAAGCTTGAGATTTATTTTTATGACAGTTTGGAAGATTTCATGTCTCAGATGAAGGGAAAACTCTATCTGATTTCGAAATTTGCGGAAAAGGTCTATTCTGAGGCAGATTTATCGACGGACGAAGACCATTATTTTCTCTTTGGACGTGAAGACAAGGGCTTGCCTGAGGACTTTATGCGGGAGCATCCCGAAAAGGCTCTCCGTATTCCTATGAATGATGAACATGTTCGTAGCCTCAATGTTTCGAATACTGTCTGCATGATTGTCTACGAAGCGCTCCGTCAGCAAAATTTTGCAGGTCTTGAGCTTGTTCACACCTATGAAGCAGATAAATTGAAATAA
- the trkA gene encoding Trk system potassium transporter TrkA encodes MKIVLVGGGKVGFALCRSLVAENHDVVLIEQDEAVLNHIVSRYDIIGLLGNGADFAILEQAGVQECDIFIALTEYDEVNMISAVLAKKMGAKETIVRVRNPEYSNAYFKEKNILGFSLIVNPELLAARAISNIIDFPNALSVERFAGGRVSLMEFVVKDSSGLCQMPISDFRKKFGNIIVCAMERDHQLMIPSGDVIIQDKDRIFVTGNRVDMMLFHNYFKSRTVKSLLIVGAGKIAYYLLGILKDSRIDTKVIEINPERARFFSEKFPNLYIVQGDGTAKDILLEESAPHYDAVATLTGVDEENIITSMFLDRVGVHKNITKVNRTSLLEIIHAPDFSSIITPKSIAVDTIMHFIRGRVNAQYSDLQAMHHLANGQIETLQFQIKEANKMTAKPLSQLKLKKGVLIAAIIRKGKTIFPTGEDMLEVGDKLLVTTLLPNITKIYDLIER; translated from the coding sequence ATGAAAATTGTCCTTGTTGGTGGAGGGAAAGTTGGTTTCGCCCTCTGTCGTTCACTGGTTGCAGAAAACCATGACGTTGTCCTCATCGAGCAAGATGAGGCTGTCCTCAATCACATTGTCAGTCGCTATGATATCATAGGTCTCCTTGGAAATGGGGCTGACTTTGCCATCTTGGAGCAAGCTGGTGTTCAAGAGTGCGATATCTTTATCGCCCTAACCGAATACGATGAAGTGAATATGATTTCAGCGGTACTTGCTAAAAAAATGGGCGCTAAAGAAACCATCGTTCGGGTGCGAAATCCTGAATACTCTAATGCCTATTTTAAAGAGAAAAATATTCTTGGATTCTCACTTATCGTTAATCCAGAACTCCTGGCAGCGCGTGCGATCTCAAATATCATTGATTTCCCTAATGCCCTCTCTGTCGAACGATTTGCTGGAGGTCGGGTCAGTCTCATGGAGTTTGTTGTCAAGGATTCTAGCGGTCTTTGTCAAATGCCAATCTCAGACTTCCGTAAAAAATTTGGGAATATTATCGTCTGTGCTATGGAGAGAGATCATCAACTGATGATTCCAAGTGGTGATGTTATTATTCAAGATAAGGATAGGATTTTTGTTACGGGAAATCGTGTAGATATGATGCTTTTCCATAACTATTTTAAATCTCGTACAGTGAAAAGCTTGCTTATCGTTGGGGCTGGAAAGATCGCTTATTATCTACTAGGGATTTTAAAAGACAGTCGCATTGATACCAAGGTCATCGAGATCAATCCTGAAAGAGCTCGTTTCTTCAGTGAAAAGTTCCCCAATCTCTATATTGTCCAAGGAGATGGAACTGCAAAAGACATTTTGCTTGAAGAAAGTGCTCCCCACTATGATGCAGTCGCAACCTTGACTGGGGTTGATGAGGAAAATATCATCACTTCTATGTTCCTTGACCGAGTTGGTGTCCATAAGAATATCACCAAGGTCAACCGAACAAGCCTTTTAGAGATTATCCACGCGCCTGATTTTTCGAGTATCATCACACCAAAAAGCATCGCAGTAGATACCATTATGCACTTTATCCGTGGTCGAGTAAACGCTCAGTATTCAGACCTTCAAGCTATGCACCATCTAGCAAACGGTCAAATTGAAACCCTCCAATTCCAAATCAAGGAAGCTAATAAAATGACTGCCAAACCTCTATCACAGTTGAAATTGAAAAAAGGGGTTCTCATCGCAGCCATTATCCGAAAAGGAAAAACAATCTTCCCTACTGGAGAGGATATGCTTGAGGTTGGAGACAAGTTACTCGTGACGACCTTATTGCCAAATATCACCAAAATTTATGATTTGATTGAGAGGTAA
- a CDS encoding TrkH family potassium uptake protein — protein sequence MNKSMIRYLLSKLLLIEAVLLLVPVSVAIYYQESSQVFIALFSTIGILVLLGGLGVLRKPKNQRIYAKEGVLIVALCWILWSFFGGLPFVFSGQIPSVIDAFFEISSGFTTTGATILNDVSVLTRSLLFWRSFTHLIGGMGVLVFALAIMDNAKNSHLEVMKAEVPGPVFGKVVSKLKNTAQILYLLYLALFSLFVVIYYLAGMPLYDSFVIAMGTAGTGGFTVYNDGIAHYGSSLITYLVSIGVLVFGVNFNLYYYLMLRRVKAFFGDEELRAYIIIVLVSTGLITLNTLHLYQGVSKSVEMAFFQVSNIITTTGFGYGDITNWPLFSQFILLFLMGIGGSAGSTAGGLKVIRGLILSKIAKNQILSTLSPHRVLTLHVNKTVIDKDTQHKILKYFAIYMMIILSLIFIVSLDSNDFLVVTSAVFSCFNNIGPILGTTSSFAIFSPISKILLSFAMIAGRLEIYPILLLFMKRTWSKR from the coding sequence ATGAATAAAAGTATGATTCGTTACCTCCTCTCAAAACTTCTCTTGATTGAGGCTGTTCTTCTCCTAGTTCCTGTTAGTGTAGCGATCTATTACCAAGAATCCAGTCAAGTATTTATCGCTCTCTTTTCTACGATTGGAATTTTAGTCCTTCTCGGTGGTCTAGGCGTTTTACGGAAACCGAAAAATCAACGGATTTATGCCAAGGAAGGGGTCTTAATTGTTGCCCTCTGTTGGATTCTATGGTCTTTCTTTGGCGGCCTCCCCTTTGTATTTTCAGGACAAATCCCAAGCGTCATCGATGCCTTCTTTGAAATCAGTTCTGGATTTACAACTACAGGAGCAACTATTCTGAACGATGTTTCCGTTCTCACTCGTTCCCTCCTCTTCTGGCGAAGTTTCACCCACTTAATCGGAGGGATGGGGGTACTCGTCTTTGCACTTGCCATTATGGACAATGCCAAGAATAGTCACTTGGAGGTGATGAAGGCTGAGGTCCCTGGACCTGTCTTTGGCAAGGTCGTATCCAAGCTAAAAAACACTGCCCAGATTCTCTATCTGCTTTATCTGGCTCTCTTCTCCCTTTTTGTGGTTATCTACTATCTAGCAGGCATGCCTCTCTATGATAGTTTTGTCATCGCTATGGGAACAGCAGGAACTGGGGGCTTTACCGTCTATAACGACGGAATTGCCCACTACGGTAGCTCACTCATCACCTATCTAGTTAGTATCGGCGTTCTGGTTTTTGGGGTTAACTTCAATCTCTACTACTACCTCATGCTCCGTCGGGTTAAGGCTTTCTTTGGAGATGAAGAACTACGAGCATATATCATCATTGTTCTAGTTTCTACCGGCTTGATTACGCTTAATACGCTCCACCTCTATCAAGGGGTCTCTAAAAGCGTTGAAATGGCCTTCTTCCAGGTTTCCAATATCATCACGACAACAGGTTTTGGTTACGGAGATATTACCAACTGGCCCCTCTTCTCCCAATTTATCCTCCTCTTCCTCATGGGAATCGGTGGATCAGCAGGCTCAACTGCAGGTGGTCTTAAGGTGATCAGAGGACTTATCCTCTCTAAAATCGCAAAAAATCAGATTTTGTCCACCTTATCTCCTCACCGTGTTTTGACTCTACACGTCAATAAAACTGTGATTGATAAGGATACCCAGCACAAGATTCTTAAATATTTTGCTATCTATATGATGATTATTCTCTCTCTCATCTTTATCGTCAGTCTTGATAGCAATGATTTTCTAGTCGTAACCAGTGCTGTCTTCAGCTGTTTTAACAATATCGGACCTATTCTAGGTACAACCTCGAGTTTTGCCATCTTTAGTCCCATCTCTAAAATCCTCCTCTCCTTTGCAATGATCGCAGGTCGCTTAGAGATTTACCCAATTTTGCTACTCTTTATGAAACGCACCTGGTCTAAACGCTAA
- a CDS encoding ATP-binding cassette domain-containing protein has translation MSEKLVEIKDLEISFGEGSKKFVAVKNANFFINKGETFSLVGESGSGKTTIGRAIIGLNNTSKGEIIFDGHKINGKKSHKESSDLIRRIQMIFQDPAASLNERATVDYIISEGLYNYHLFKDEEDRKEKVQKMIHEVGLLKEHLTRYPHEFSGGQRQRIGIARALVMEPDFVIADEPISALDVSVRAQVLNLLKKFQKELGLTYLFIAHDLSVVRFISDRIAVIYKGVIVEVAETEELFNNPVHPYTQALLSAVPIPDPILERKKVLKVYDPDQHDYETDKPSMVEIRPGHYVWANQAEVARYKEALKK, from the coding sequence ATGTCTGAAAAATTAGTAGAAATTAAAGATTTAGAAATTTCCTTCGGTGAAGGAAGTAAGAAGTTTGTCGCGGTTAAAAACGCCAACTTCTTTATCAACAAGGGAGAAACCTTCTCACTTGTAGGTGAGTCTGGTAGTGGGAAAACAACCATTGGTCGTGCCATTATTGGTCTAAATAATACTAGTAAAGGTGAGATCATCTTTGATGGTCATAAGATCAATGGGAAAAAATCTCATAAGGAATCATCGGACTTGATCCGTCGTATCCAGATGATTTTCCAGGACCCTGCAGCTAGCTTGAATGAGCGTGCAACAGTTGACTATATCATCTCTGAAGGTCTTTACAACTACCATTTGTTTAAAGATGAAGAAGATCGAAAAGAAAAAGTTCAAAAGATGATTCATGAAGTTGGACTTTTGAAAGAACACTTGACCCGTTATCCACACGAGTTTTCTGGTGGTCAACGTCAGCGTATCGGGATTGCCCGTGCCCTTGTGATGGAACCTGATTTCGTTATTGCGGATGAGCCAATCTCTGCCTTGGACGTATCAGTGCGTGCGCAGGTCTTGAACTTGCTCAAGAAGTTCCAAAAAGAGTTGGGCTTGACTTATCTCTTTATCGCGCATGACTTGTCGGTTGTTCGCTTTATCTCAGATCGTATCGCGGTTATCTATAAGGGAGTTATCGTCGAAGTGGCGGAGACAGAGGAGTTGTTTAATAATCCTGTCCACCCATACACTCAAGCACTTCTATCTGCTGTACCGATTCCAGATCCAATCTTGGAACGCAAGAAGGTCTTAAAAGTTTACGATCCTGACCAACATGACTATGAGACAGACAAGCCATCTATGGTAGAAATTCGTCCAGGTCACTATGTTTGGGCTAACCAAGCGGAAGTTGCTCGATACAAAGAAGCTCTTAAAAAATAA
- a CDS encoding ABC transporter ATP-binding protein, which translates to MTKESNVILTARDIVVEFDVRDKVLTAIRGVSLDLIEGEVLALVGESGSGKSVLTKTFTGMLEDNGRIAQGSIDYRGQDLTALTSNKEWEKIRGAKIATIFQDPMTSLDPINTIGSQITEVIVKHQGKTAKEAKEMAIDYMNKVGIPDAEKRFEEYPFQYSGGMRQRIVIAIALACRPDILICDEPTTALDVTIQAQIIDLLKTLQNEYHFTIIFITHDLGVVASIADKVAVMYAGEIVEYGTVEEVFYDPRHPYTWSLLSSLPQLADDKGELYSIPGTPPSLYTELKGDAFALRSDYAMQIDFEEKAPKFSVTDTHWAKTWLLHENAPKVEKPGVIADLHDKIRDKMGFAHLED; encoded by the coding sequence ATGACAAAAGAAAGTAATGTAATTTTGACTGCTCGTGATATTGTCGTGGAATTTGACGTTCGTGACAAAGTTCTGACGGCTATCCGAGGAGTTTCTCTGGACCTGATTGAAGGAGAAGTTCTTGCCTTGGTAGGTGAGTCTGGTTCTGGTAAATCTGTTTTGACAAAAACCTTTACAGGAATGTTAGAAGACAATGGACGTATTGCCCAAGGAAGCATCGACTATCGTGGACAAGACTTGACCGCCCTTACTTCTAACAAGGAATGGGAGAAGATTCGTGGTGCTAAAATTGCGACCATCTTCCAAGACCCCATGACAAGTTTGGACCCAATCAATACAATCGGTAGCCAAATCACTGAAGTTATCGTTAAACACCAAGGGAAAACAGCTAAGGAAGCCAAAGAGATGGCAATCGACTATATGAACAAGGTCGGAATCCCAGATGCTGAAAAACGTTTTGAAGAGTATCCTTTCCAATATTCTGGAGGGATGCGCCAACGTATCGTTATTGCGATTGCCCTTGCCTGTCGTCCAGATATCTTGATCTGTGACGAGCCAACAACGGCCCTTGACGTAACCATTCAAGCGCAAATCATTGATTTGCTTAAAACCTTGCAAAATGAGTACCACTTTACTATTATCTTTATCACCCATGACCTTGGTGTGGTAGCAAGTATCGCCGATAAGGTAGCGGTTATGTATGCTGGTGAAATTGTAGAATACGGTACTGTTGAGGAAGTCTTCTATGATCCACGTCATCCATATACTTGGAGTCTCTTGTCTAGCTTGCCACAGCTTGCTGATGATAAAGGGGAATTGTACTCTATCCCAGGAACACCACCGTCTCTTTATACTGAGTTGAAAGGTGATGCCTTTGCCCTTCGTTCAGATTATGCGATGCAAATTGATTTTGAAGAGAAGGCACCTAAGTTTTCAGTCACTGATACCCACTGGGCTAAGACTTGGTTGCTTCATGAGAATGCTCCTAAAGTTGAAAAACCTGGGGTCATTGCAGATTTGCATGACAAGATTCGTGATAAAATGGGCTTTGCTCATCTAGAAGACTAG
- the oppC gene encoding oligopeptide ABC transporter permease OppC, with translation MSTIDKEKFQFVKRDDFASETIDAPAYSYWGSVFRQFLKKKSTVFMLGILVAIILMSFIYPMFSDFDFNDVSKVNDFSARFIKPNAEHWFGTDSNGKSLFDGVWFGARNSILISVIATFINLVIGVIVGGIWGISKSVDRVMMEVYNIISNIPSLLIVIVLTYSIGAGFWNLIFAMSVTTWIGIAYMIRIQIMRYRDLEYNLASQTLGTPTFKIIVKNIMPQLVSVIVSTMTLMLPSFISYEAFLSFFGLGLPVTVPSLGRLISDYSQNVTTNAYLFWIPLTTLILVSLSLFVVGQNLADASDPRTHR, from the coding sequence ATGTCAACAATCGATAAAGAAAAATTTCAGTTCGTAAAACGTGACGATTTTGCCTCTGAAACAATTGATGCTCCTGCCTATTCATACTGGGGTTCTGTATTTAGACAATTTCTAAAGAAAAAATCAACCGTCTTTATGTTAGGAATTTTGGTTGCCATTATCTTGATGAGCTTTATTTACCCAATGTTCTCAGATTTTGACTTCAACGATGTAAGTAAGGTTAATGACTTCTCTGCTCGTTTTATCAAACCCAATGCTGAACATTGGTTTGGTACAGATAGCAATGGTAAATCCTTGTTTGATGGGGTTTGGTTTGGTGCGCGTAATTCAATTCTTATCTCTGTAATTGCCACTTTTATCAACCTTGTGATCGGGGTTATTGTTGGTGGAATTTGGGGGATTTCAAAATCCGTTGACCGCGTCATGATGGAAGTTTATAACATTATTTCAAACATTCCATCTCTCTTGATTGTCATTGTCTTGACTTACTCAATCGGTGCTGGTTTCTGGAATCTGATTTTTGCCATGAGTGTGACAACTTGGATTGGGATTGCTTATATGATTCGTATCCAAATCATGCGTTACCGTGACTTGGAATACAACCTTGCTTCTCAAACACTTGGAACACCAACCTTTAAAATCATTGTTAAAAACATCATGCCGCAATTGGTATCTGTTATTGTTTCTACAATGACCTTGATGTTGCCAAGCTTCATCTCTTATGAAGCCTTCCTTTCCTTCTTTGGATTGGGATTGCCTGTAACAGTGCCAAGTTTGGGACGTTTGATCTCAGATTACTCACAAAACGTTACGACCAACGCTTACTTGTTCTGGATTCCATTGACAACCTTGATCTTGGTATCCCTATCTCTTTTCGTTGTTGGTCAAAACCTAGCGGATGCTAGTGATCCACGTACACATAGATAG